A genome region from Pseudomonas pergaminensis includes the following:
- the ileS gene encoding isoleucine--tRNA ligase: protein MTDYKATLNLPDTAFPMKAGLPQREPQILQRWDSIGLYGKLREIGKDRPKFVLHDGPPYANGTIHIGHALNKILKDMILRSKTLSGFDAPYVPGWDCHGLPIEHKVEVTYGKNLGADKTRELCRAYATEQIEGQKSEFIRLGVLGEWDNPYKTMNFKNEAGEIRALAEIVKGGFVFKGLKPVNWCFDCGSALAEAEVEYEDKKSSTIDVAFPIADDAKLAEAFGLANLGKPAAIVIWTTTPWTIPANQALNVHPEFTYALVDVGDRLLVLAEEMVEGCLARYELQGSVIATTTGSALELINFRHPFYDRLSPVYLADYVELGSGTGIVHCSPAYGVDDFVICKKYGLVNDDIINPVQSNGVYVPSLEFFGGQFIFKADQPIIDKLREVGALMQTATIQHSYMHCWRHKTPLIYRATAQWFIGMDKEPTTGDTLRVRSLKAIEDTQFVPAWGQARLHSMIANRPDWCISRQRNWGVPIPFFLNKESGELHPRTVELMEVVAQRVEQEGIEAWFKLDAAELLGDEAPQYDKISDTLDVWFDSGTTHWHVLRGSHPMGHETGPRADLYLEGSDQHRGWFHSSLLTGCAIDNHAPYRELLTHGFTVDETGRKMSKSLKNVIEPKKINDTLGADIMRLWVASTDYSGEIAVSDQILQRSADAYRRIRNTARFLLSNLTGFNPATDILPAEDMLALDRWAVDRTLLLQRELQEHYGEYRFWNVYSKIHNFCVQELGGFYLDIIKDRQYTTGANSKARRSAQTALFHISEALVRWIAPILAFTADELWEYLPGERNESVMLNTWYEGLTELPADFELGREYWEGVMAVKVAVNKELEVQRAAKAVGGNLQAEVTLFAEEGLTADLAKLSNELRFVLITSTASLAPFAQAPADAVATEVPGLKLKVVKSAFPKCARCWHCREDVGVNPEHPEICGRCVDNISGEGEVRHYA from the coding sequence ATGACCGACTATAAAGCCACGCTAAACCTTCCGGACACCGCCTTCCCAATGAAGGCCGGCCTGCCACAGCGCGAACCGCAGATCCTGCAGCGCTGGGACAGTATTGGCCTGTACGGAAAGTTGCGCGAAATTGGCAAGGATCGTCCGAAATTCGTCCTGCACGACGGCCCTCCTTATGCCAACGGCACGATTCATATCGGTCATGCGCTGAACAAGATTCTCAAGGACATGATCCTGCGCTCGAAGACCCTGTCGGGCTTCGACGCGCCGTATGTCCCGGGTTGGGACTGCCACGGCCTGCCGATCGAACACAAAGTCGAAGTGACCTACGGCAAGAACCTGGGCGCGGATAAAACCCGCGAACTATGCCGTGCCTACGCCACCGAGCAAATCGAAGGGCAGAAGTCCGAATTCATCCGCCTGGGCGTGCTCGGCGAGTGGGACAACCCGTACAAGACCATGAACTTCAAGAACGAGGCCGGTGAAATCCGTGCCTTGGCCGAGATCGTCAAAGGCGGTTTCGTGTTCAAGGGCCTCAAGCCTGTGAACTGGTGCTTTGACTGCGGTTCGGCCCTGGCCGAAGCGGAAGTCGAGTACGAAGACAAGAAGTCCTCGACCATCGACGTGGCCTTCCCGATCGCCGACGACGCCAAGCTGGCCGAGGCCTTTGGCCTGGCAAACCTGGGCAAGCCGGCGGCCATCGTGATCTGGACCACCACCCCTTGGACCATCCCGGCCAACCAGGCGCTGAACGTGCACCCGGAATTCACCTACGCCCTGGTGGACGTCGGTGATCGCTTGCTGGTGCTGGCCGAGGAAATGGTCGAGGGCTGCCTGGCCCGCTACGAACTGCAAGGTTCGGTGATCGCGACCACCACCGGCTCCGCGCTGGAACTGATCAATTTCCGTCACCCGTTCTATGACCGCCTGTCGCCGGTGTACCTGGCTGACTACGTCGAGCTGGGTTCGGGTACCGGCATTGTTCACTGCTCGCCGGCCTATGGCGTGGACGACTTTGTCATCTGCAAGAAGTACGGCCTGGTCAACGACGACATCATCAACCCGGTGCAGAGCAACGGCGTGTATGTGCCGTCGCTCGAATTCTTTGGCGGCCAGTTCATCTTCAAGGCCGACCAGCCGATCATCGACAAGCTGCGTGAAGTCGGTGCGCTGATGCAGACCGCCACCATCCAGCACAGCTACATGCACTGCTGGCGCCACAAGACCCCGCTGATCTACCGCGCCACAGCGCAGTGGTTCATCGGCATGGACAAAGAGCCGACCACGGGCGACACCCTGCGTGTACGCTCGCTCAAAGCCATCGAAGACACCCAGTTCGTCCCGGCCTGGGGCCAGGCGCGCCTGCACTCGATGATCGCCAACCGCCCGGACTGGTGCATCTCCCGCCAGCGTAACTGGGGCGTGCCGATCCCGTTCTTCCTGAACAAGGAAAGCGGCGAGCTGCACCCACGCACCGTCGAACTGATGGAAGTCGTGGCCCAGCGCGTTGAACAGGAAGGCATCGAAGCCTGGTTCAAACTGGACGCTGCCGAGCTGCTGGGCGATGAAGCGCCGCAGTACGACAAGATCAGCGACACCCTCGACGTGTGGTTCGACTCGGGTACTACCCACTGGCACGTGCTGCGCGGCTCGCACCCGATGGGTCATGAAACCGGCCCGCGTGCCGACCTGTACCTGGAAGGCTCGGACCAACACCGTGGCTGGTTCCACTCGTCGCTGCTGACCGGTTGCGCCATCGACAACCACGCGCCATACCGCGAACTGCTGACTCACGGTTTTACCGTCGACGAGACGGGCCGCAAAATGTCCAAGTCGCTGAAGAACGTGATCGAGCCGAAGAAGATCAACGACACCCTGGGCGCCGACATCATGCGTCTGTGGGTCGCGTCGACCGACTATTCGGGCGAAATCGCCGTGTCGGACCAGATCCTGCAGCGCAGCGCCGATGCCTACCGCCGCATCCGTAATACCGCACGCTTCCTGCTGTCGAACCTGACCGGTTTCAACCCGGCTACCGACATCCTGCCGGCCGAGGACATGCTCGCCCTCGACCGTTGGGCCGTGGACCGTACCTTGCTGCTGCAACGCGAGTTGCAAGAGCACTACGGCGAATACCGTTTCTGGAACGTTTACTCGAAGATCCACAACTTCTGCGTGCAGGAGCTGGGTGGTTTCTACCTCGACATCATCAAGGACCGCCAGTACACCACCGGCGCCAACAGCAAGGCGCGCCGCTCGGCGCAGACCGCGCTGTTCCACATCTCCGAAGCGCTGGTGCGCTGGATCGCGCCGATCCTGGCCTTCACCGCCGACGAACTGTGGGAATACCTGCCGGGTGAGCGCAACGAGTCCGTGATGCTCAACACCTGGTACGAAGGCCTGACCGAACTGCCGGCCGACTTCGAACTGGGCCGCGAGTACTGGGAAGGCGTGATGGCCGTGAAGGTTGCGGTGAACAAGGAGCTGGAAGTGCAACGTGCGGCCAAGGCCGTCGGTGGCAACCTGCAAGCCGAAGTCACCCTGTTTGCCGAGGAAGGCCTGACCGCCGACCTGGCCAAGCTGAGCAACGAACTGCGCTTCGTGCTGATCACCTCTACCGCGAGCCTGGCGCCATTCGCCCAGGCCCCGGCGGACGCGGTCGCCACCGAAGTGCCGGGCCTCAAGCTCAAAGTGGTCAAGTCCGCCTTCCCTAAATGCGCCCGTTGCTGGCACTGCCGTGAAGATGTCGGCGTGAACCCTGAGCATCCGGAAATCTGTGGTCGTTGCGTCGACAACATCAGCGGTGAAGGCGAGGTTCGTCACTATGCCTAA
- the lspA gene encoding signal peptidase II has product MPNSASRFGRLGWLVLSVLVLVIDQVSKAHFEGSLEMFQQIVVIPDYFSWTLAYNTGAAFSFLADSGGWQRWLFALIAVVVSAVLVVWLKRLGRDDTWLAIALALVLGGALGNLYDRIALGHVIDFILVHWQNRWYFPAFNFADSAITVGAIMLALDMFKSKKTGETVND; this is encoded by the coding sequence ATGCCTAACTCAGCCAGTCGTTTCGGACGTCTGGGCTGGCTCGTGCTGAGCGTGCTGGTCCTGGTCATCGACCAGGTCAGCAAGGCTCACTTCGAAGGCTCCCTGGAGATGTTCCAGCAGATCGTGGTGATCCCGGATTACTTCAGCTGGACCCTGGCCTACAACACCGGCGCCGCGTTCAGCTTTTTGGCGGATAGCGGCGGCTGGCAGCGCTGGCTGTTCGCCTTGATCGCCGTGGTCGTCAGTGCGGTGCTGGTGGTGTGGCTCAAGCGTCTTGGCCGTGATGACACCTGGCTGGCGATCGCCTTGGCGCTGGTATTGGGCGGTGCTCTGGGCAATCTTTACGACCGCATTGCCCTCGGCCATGTGATCGACTTCATTCTGGTGCATTGGCAGAACCGCTGGTACTTCCCGGCGTTCAACTTTGCCGACAGCGCCATCACCGTCGGTGCAATCATGCTGGCGTTGGATATGTTCAAAAGCAAGAAAACCGGAGAGACCGTCAATGACTGA
- the fkpB gene encoding FKBP-type peptidyl-prolyl cis-trans isomerase: MAEQRIGQNTEVTLHFALRLENGDTVDSTFDKAPATFKVGDGNLLPGFEAALFGFKAGDKRTLQILPENAFGQPNPQNVQIIPRSQFQDMDLSEGLLVIFNDAANTELPGVVKTFDDAQVTIDFNHPLAGKTLTFDVEIISVKAI, from the coding sequence TTGGCTGAGCAACGCATCGGCCAGAACACGGAAGTCACTTTGCATTTCGCATTGCGCCTGGAGAATGGCGACACGGTCGACAGCACGTTCGACAAGGCACCGGCCACCTTCAAGGTCGGTGATGGCAACCTGCTGCCGGGTTTCGAGGCGGCCCTGTTCGGCTTCAAGGCTGGCGACAAGCGTACCCTGCAGATCCTGCCGGAAAACGCCTTTGGCCAACCCAACCCGCAAAACGTGCAGATCATCCCGCGTTCGCAGTTCCAGGACATGGACCTGTCGGAAGGCTTGTTGGTGATCTTCAACGATGCGGCGAATACCGAACTGCCCGGCGTGGTGAAAACCTTCGATGACGCGCAAGTGACCATCGACTTCAACCACCCGTTGGCCGGTAAAACCTTGACGTTCGACGTTGAAATCATCAGCGTTAAAGCGATCTAA
- the ispH gene encoding 4-hydroxy-3-methylbut-2-enyl diphosphate reductase → MQIKLANPRGFCAGVDRAIEIVNRALEVFGPPIYVRHEVVHNKFVVEDLRARGAIFVEELDQVPDDVIVIFSAHGVSQAVRTEAAGRGLKVFDATCPLVTKVHIEVARYSRDGRECILIGHAGHPEVEGTMGQYDASNGGAIYLVEDEKDVANLQVQNPERLAFVTQTTLSMDDTSRVIDALRSRFPAIGGPRKDDICYATQNRQDAVKQLADECDVVLVVGSPNSSNSNRLRELAERMATPAYLIDGAEDMQRSWFDGVERIGITAGASAPEVLVRGVIQQLHAWGATGADELAGREENITFSMPKELRVRSLL, encoded by the coding sequence ATGCAAATCAAACTCGCCAACCCCCGTGGCTTCTGCGCCGGTGTGGACCGGGCGATCGAAATCGTCAACCGCGCCTTGGAGGTCTTCGGGCCGCCGATCTATGTGCGCCATGAAGTCGTCCACAACAAATTTGTGGTCGAAGACCTGCGCGCACGCGGTGCCATCTTTGTCGAAGAGCTGGACCAAGTGCCGGACGACGTCATCGTCATCTTCAGTGCCCACGGTGTCTCCCAGGCAGTGCGCACCGAAGCGGCAGGCCGTGGCCTGAAAGTGTTCGATGCTACCTGCCCGCTGGTTACCAAGGTTCACATCGAAGTCGCGCGCTACAGCCGTGACGGACGCGAGTGCATCCTCATCGGCCATGCCGGTCACCCGGAAGTCGAAGGCACCATGGGGCAGTACGACGCCAGCAATGGTGGGGCGATCTATCTGGTGGAGGACGAAAAAGACGTCGCCAACCTGCAGGTGCAGAACCCCGAACGCCTGGCATTCGTGACCCAGACCACCTTGTCCATGGACGACACCAGTCGCGTGATCGACGCGCTGCGCAGCCGCTTCCCGGCCATTGGTGGGCCGCGCAAGGACGACATCTGCTACGCCACCCAGAACCGGCAGGACGCGGTCAAGCAATTGGCCGATGAATGCGATGTGGTGCTGGTTGTCGGCAGCCCCAACAGCTCCAACTCCAACCGCCTGCGTGAGCTGGCTGAGCGCATGGCCACACCGGCGTACCTGATCGACGGCGCCGAAGATATGCAGCGCAGTTGGTTCGATGGCGTCGAGCGCATTGGCATCACGGCCGGTGCTTCGGCCCCGGAAGTGCTGGTACGTGGGGTTATCCAGCAACTGCACGCCTGGGGCGCTACCGGTGCCGATGAGCTGGCAGGTCGCGAGGAAAACATCACGTTTTCCATGCCCAAGGAATTGCGCGTTCGCTCGTTGCTCTGA
- a CDS encoding GspH/FimT family pseudopilin, protein MHQRGFTLIELLLGLTLSSILAILAVPSFKSLLDSQQRHSAAQTLAAGLRYARTEAIARNRAVVIHALNDDWSLGWRVIVDASGRGHLDDDNPVLLTHQDSGHDLIVGNGPLKSQVRFSGLGEPIFSGGGFRAGTVHVCARDQAESLHQIVLAPSGRISLRSDSAEQALCRSGSGNPTLRATSERAIPWAWKT, encoded by the coding sequence ATGCACCAACGCGGTTTTACCCTGATCGAATTGCTGCTCGGACTGACCCTGAGCAGCATTCTGGCGATCCTGGCAGTGCCGAGCTTCAAGAGCCTGCTGGACTCACAGCAACGCCACAGCGCGGCACAAACATTGGCGGCAGGCCTGCGCTACGCACGCACCGAAGCCATTGCACGCAATCGAGCGGTGGTCATTCACGCATTGAACGATGATTGGAGCCTGGGCTGGCGCGTCATCGTGGATGCCAGCGGACGCGGCCACCTGGACGACGACAACCCCGTATTGCTGACTCACCAGGACAGTGGCCATGACTTGATCGTGGGCAATGGGCCGCTCAAGAGCCAGGTGCGTTTCAGCGGGCTGGGCGAGCCGATATTTTCAGGGGGAGGTTTCCGTGCCGGCACCGTGCATGTGTGTGCCAGAGATCAGGCAGAGAGCCTGCATCAGATCGTGCTGGCGCCCAGCGGGCGCATCAGCCTGCGCAGCGACAGTGCCGAGCAGGCGTTGTGCCGGAGTGGGTCCGGCAACCCGACACTCAGAGCAACGAGCGAACGCGCAATTCCTTGGGCATGGAAAACGTGA
- the pilV gene encoding type IV pilus modification protein PilV produces the protein MLACTNTCISPVLSPRQTGMTLIEVLVAVLILAIGLLGAAVIQLNALKYTDSSRMTSQASFIAYDMLDRIRANSGADYAWGRGERAHASGATGSVRDLDLHDFEANILGFAGEGAKGSVSISGSEVTVSISWDDNRGTNTPGARETFTLTSRISDESGVAQ, from the coding sequence ATGCTTGCCTGCACGAATACCTGTATTTCTCCTGTTTTATCCCCACGCCAGACCGGAATGACGCTGATCGAAGTGCTTGTCGCCGTGCTGATCCTTGCCATTGGCCTGCTGGGTGCGGCAGTGATCCAACTCAACGCGCTCAAGTACACCGACAGCTCAAGGATGACCAGCCAGGCCAGCTTCATTGCCTACGACATGCTCGACCGGATCCGCGCCAATTCTGGCGCCGACTACGCCTGGGGTCGGGGAGAGCGTGCTCATGCCAGTGGCGCTACTGGCAGCGTGCGCGATCTGGACCTGCATGATTTCGAGGCCAATATCCTCGGCTTTGCCGGGGAGGGCGCCAAAGGCTCGGTGTCGATCAGCGGCAGTGAGGTAACGGTCAGTATCAGCTGGGATGACAACCGGGGGACCAACACGCCAGGTGCCCGGGAAACCTTCACCCTGACCAGCCGTATCAGCGATGAGTCGGGGGTGGCGCAATGA
- a CDS encoding PilW family protein has product MRRLARGFSLVELLLALAMGLVLVLGGSQVVIDSRATHASQQAAMSLQDDARFVLGKIIQDIRQAGMFGCLATGFIENAPPAFDRPVSWDGGAGAKSLTLVTADAGNESGKPDWTVLSDCTGSAQAYIGNSPAPAPGEIRFALRQVTYTFEAGQLKVSTPAAPAKAVLVDNVQAFELGFGLAAKPASLQVVRYDAAPADASLIRSVRIQMTLQDPSGRVKAQTYSVVAALRNQLG; this is encoded by the coding sequence ATGAGGCGTCTTGCTCGCGGTTTCAGTCTGGTGGAGTTACTGCTGGCGTTGGCCATGGGCTTGGTGCTGGTGCTTGGGGGCAGCCAGGTGGTGATTGATTCCAGAGCTACCCACGCCAGCCAGCAGGCAGCCATGTCGCTGCAGGATGATGCGCGGTTCGTACTGGGCAAAATCATTCAGGACATCCGCCAGGCGGGCATGTTTGGTTGTTTGGCCACAGGCTTTATCGAGAATGCGCCACCGGCCTTTGATCGGCCCGTCAGTTGGGATGGTGGGGCGGGCGCCAAGTCGCTGACGTTGGTGACTGCAGATGCCGGTAATGAAAGCGGCAAGCCTGATTGGACCGTATTGTCCGATTGCACGGGTAGCGCCCAGGCTTACATTGGAAACTCCCCTGCGCCTGCTCCGGGCGAGATCCGTTTTGCATTGCGCCAAGTGACCTACACCTTCGAAGCGGGCCAGCTTAAAGTCAGCACCCCTGCAGCACCCGCCAAGGCCGTGCTGGTGGATAACGTGCAGGCGTTCGAGCTTGGCTTTGGCCTTGCCGCCAAGCCCGCATCACTGCAGGTCGTGCGTTACGACGCCGCGCCAGCCGACGCCTCCCTGATACGCAGCGTGCGTATCCAGATGACGCTGCAAGACCCTTCTGGCCGGGTAAAAGCTCAAACCTACAGCGTCGTGGCGGCGTTGCGAAACCAGCTGGGGTAG
- a CDS encoding PilX N-terminal domain-containing pilus assembly protein: MVLLISLVFLLLVSLVGLSSMQGALIQQKIAGSVWQRNQSLQRAESGLRLGEAAVQRSFTTLPLCQSITRCAPPEAAFSVSGPGADPVSGVSWVALKGGVYGLQSLGPAVGVAHLPPHMPASVYRVTAVGLSGQLRTVLESVYARVEEQGGSRFRRVAWRQLQ; encoded by the coding sequence ATGGTGCTGCTGATCAGCCTGGTGTTCCTGTTGCTGGTGTCGCTGGTCGGCTTGTCCTCGATGCAAGGTGCACTCATCCAGCAAAAGATCGCCGGCAGCGTCTGGCAGCGCAATCAATCGCTGCAGCGTGCTGAAAGTGGCTTGAGGCTCGGGGAGGCGGCGGTACAGCGGTCATTTACGACGCTGCCGTTGTGTCAATCGATTACCCGATGTGCGCCGCCGGAGGCTGCATTTTCAGTGTCCGGGCCCGGCGCGGACCCTGTTTCAGGCGTTAGCTGGGTGGCGCTGAAAGGCGGTGTATACGGCCTTCAATCCCTTGGGCCGGCGGTCGGGGTGGCGCATTTACCGCCGCACATGCCGGCTTCGGTGTATCGAGTGACGGCTGTTGGCCTCAGCGGCCAATTGCGCACGGTGCTGGAGAGCGTCTATGCGCGAGTAGAGGAGCAGGGCGGCTCGCGTTTTCGGCGAGTGGCGTGGCGGCAACTTCAATAA